The segment caatcctcaatcctctactctcaatcctcaaccctctgtcctcagtcttcaatactcaatcctcaatcctcaatcttcaatcctcaatccccaatcctcaattctcaaccctcaaccctcagtaatcaaccctcaatcctcaatcgtcaatccttaatcatcagtcctcaatcgtcaatcctcaaccctcaatcctcaatcctcaaccctcaatcctcaatcctcaatccttaatcatcagtcctcaaccctcagtaaccaaccctcaatcctcaatcctcaattctcaatcatcagtcctcaatcctcaatcctcaaccctcaatattcaatgctcaatcctcaattcacaacactcaatcctcaattatctgtactcaattctcaatactcagtcctcaatcctcaacactcaatcctcgaccctcagccctcaatcttcagtcatcaatcctcaatccttaatcttcaattatcaatccgcaaccatcaatccgcaaccatcaatcctcaatcttcaatcctcaatcctcaactctcagttctcaatagaatacccttaatcctcatgtttcaatgctcaaccctcaatcttcaatattcaaatctcaatcctcaaacctcaatcctcaatgctcaatccacaaacctcaatccgcaaacctcaatgctcaatcctcaatcctcagtccacaaatttcaatcctcaatcctcaattctcgaccctcaataaaaaatcctcaattctcagttttcaatactcaatcctcaatctacaatcttcaaatctcagttcccaaacatcaattctcaacactctatcctcaacactcagtcctcaatctacaatcgtcaatccacaatactcaatcctcaatccccaatcctgaattctcatccttcaatcctcaatccgcaaaaagcaatcctcaattctcaacactcaatcctcaaacctcatcctcaatcttcaatcttcaatcctcaatcctcaatactcaagccacaatccccaatcgtcaaacctcaatcctcaaccaccaatcctcaatcctcattccccaatcctcaatcctcaatcgtcaatcctcaaacctcaatcctcaatcctcaaccatcaatcctcattcctcaatcctcaaaaatcaatcctcaatcctcaatcctcaatacaatattctcaattctctgtcttgtatgctcaatcctcaatcctcaaccttcaaatcgccgtcctcaaacctcaatcctcaaacctcaatcctcagtgctcaatcctcaatccccaatcctcaatcatcaatcctcaatcctcaatactcaatcctcagtcctcagtcctcaagtctcaatcctcaatgtccatttgtcaatcctcagttctcaaacctcaatcctcaacccttagtcctcaatcctcaatcctcaatcctcaatcctcaatcctcattcctcaaacttcaatcctcaatattcaatgctcaatcctcaattcacaacactcaatcctcaactatcagtacacaatacacaatgctcaatcctgaatcctcattcttcaatcctcaatcctcaaccatcaatcctcaatcctcaatcctttactctcaatactcaaccctctgtcatcagtcttcaatactcaatcctcaatcgtcaatcttcaatcctcaatccccaatcctcaattctcaaccctcaaccctcagtaatcaaccctcaatcctcaatcgtcaatccttaaccatcagtcctcaatcgtcaatcctcaactctcaatcctcaatcctcaaccctcagtcctcaatcctcaattctcgaccctcaataaaaaatcctcaattgtcagtattcaatactcaatccacaatctacaatcttcaaatctcagttcccaaacatcaattctcaacactctatcctcaacactcagtcctcagtcttcaatgctcaatcctcaatccacaacactcaatcctcaacccttagccgtcaaccctcaatcctgaatcctcagtccacaagcctcattcttcattcctcattcctcagccatcaatcctcaatcctgaatcctctatccccaattctcaagcgtcaatagaaaatacacagttgtctgttttcaatactcaatcctcaatcttcaaccttcagatctcaattcttaaccatcagtcctcaaaactcaatccagaacacacagtcctcaatctagaatcttcaaatctcaaaacagaaacatcaattctcaacactcaaacctcaaccatcaatcctcaatcctcaatcctcattcctcaatcttcaatcctaaatattcaatgctcaatctgtttCGCGAGATCGACCAACCTGACGCGAAATTACTAAGAAACAGTAATCCATATCTATAGCCGATTTGAATAAACATTCAAACCTTCTCGGCGACATTGGCTCTGAATATTAACATGACTTTCTCCTCCATGTCGTAAGCTAACCTCATGTGGTGCACGAATCAAAAAGATCAGAGTCGAACCCCATCAGGGGTTCCAAGCCATCTAACGTAACCATACCCTAGGTACCACCGGTCACCATGACCACATATCTCAAAGATATGACCCATCGTAGGGTTTTCTGAGCCAAACATGGCTCGTGCCTGGGGTATTTCCGGCTCGCTctgatcaaatactcaaaaagcacgctcaaacatgagaattggagtcgtcaacgttgacgactcatgcgtgcaccacagctgctgggttttcggctagcctacatgggaaatgtccagcgagctgatttgctgaacaattcagtatatttccattagataaaCCCCAAACGTTTACTAATTGGTCACTTAGGTCAAGGCCTACCTCGCTGGAATATGCTCTGCGGCTCTTGCTGACGATTTGATATGGAAGGAGAAAGGCGAAGTTATTCAAAAAGGATACTTCAGATTATTCGTTCAATTATTATTCGGTCATCTTTACTGAATCGACATCGTTGAAGTCGCGAGACGTCCTCAGCTTCAGTTTCAGTAAATTCTGTATAATAAGCCTTTGGAGCCTTCCAAACAAAACTACAAATCCAATTGTAcaaccagtgaattgaaattatatacatttgcaactaataatcgtgttggaacaatttaacatccttctaaccctaaccgggaagaaggaatttacgcaacttcacggtggtggtaactcgcgttacaatttaaaataacgtgaagtttaccgtgaaatttgtgctaaaaaacattggtccttcgagccggatttcAGTGCAGTGCAGTGCATTAGAAACGAAGTTAGGTGCAAATTAGTGCCATAAACTAGACTGAATATTACAGTGTGGACAATAAACACTGAATCTTAGTGGGTGATAGTACACGGATTACAGCTCATCCAGTACCAGTAGAAGTCATTTACAACTTATTTCGTCGGACATTCTACTACAAGGGTGGTCTCGATCCAACGGTTACAAGGAGAACAGAGGACTTAGATACCGTTCAAACTACAACATTATCATCCACTTGACAACGACAAGGTAGGATCGTTACTTTATATTATCCTCCTTTTCTCGTCTCATTCAAATCACAATGCCGAACACTTCCGCAAGTTCAAGTCAAGCGCAAACCGCTACACGAGGGCCGAATATTGGTACCTTGCGACGAAAACGTGGTCACATCCTCGGGCAGATTTCATCACTATCGACCTTCCTCGATTACTATGAGGATTCAGATTCACGCGATACCTTTCTATTGCAAATGCATTTAAACGGCCTGAATGAGACATGGAAGAAATTCGACGATATTCAATTCAGCATCGAAGAACTAGACGAGTCTGAAGAGGCACGTCGATATGAAATCCAAAATAACTATTATGCCGCAGTAGCTAGGGCAAATCGGTTGTTACATAATGAGCAGTCAACGAGTGCCACAACATCTGGTACCAATCCTTCACCGGCATCGACTACACCGGCACCAATGGCCATTAAATTACCGGAAATGCGTTTGCCGACGTTCGACGGAACAATTGAAGGATGGTCATCATTCTACGATCTCTTCTCGTCAATGATTGACCGTAACGAAGATTTAACACCTGTACAAAAATTACAATACTTGCGATCAACCTTAACCGGCAAGGCCGCGGCTTGCATTCAGGCTTTGAGTACTACCGATGCGAATTACAGTGACGCTATCGAATTGTTACGTGAAAAATTCGATTGTCCGCGCCGTATTATTTTAGGACACTGCGACGCATTACGAGATATTCCAAAACTCACCAAGGATACACCGGAAGCATTAGGCGACTTAGTAGATACGGTGAATCAACACCTTCGCGCGTTGATAAACTTGGGTGAAAATATAGCCTCATGGAACAGCCTTCTGCTGTCGATTATTATATcaaaaataaatgcaaacaccGTGTGGCATTGGGAATTAACTCTAAAGGATAAGAAGAAGGTACCAGCTTATACGGAGTTATTAGAATTTTTAGAAAAGCGAGCAAATTGTGCTCTCACATCGAGCACAAGAACACCTCCCTCATTCGAACGAGTAGAAGCTGGATCTTCAGGAAAGTCTCGAATTCACAAACACCGACCATCGCGAGGCCACGCGTTTTTATCAGCACGATCCCATCATCACCCGTATGATAATCGTAGAGCAAAAGAGAGGCCACACATAGCAAAATCAAATAAACAATGTCATATTTGTAAGGGCGATCATTATATTTGGGCCTGTGAACGATTTCATGGTTTATCGGTCCAAGAGAGGATCACAGCGTTAAAAAGAGCATCATTATGTCAGAATTGCTTAAGGGATGGTCACAGTTTAATCAATTGTACAAGCAGTACCTGCCGCATCTGCCATCAGAAGCACCATACCCTACTCCATCAAGCAAATACAAATGAAGAACCCACAGCTCGAAGATCCACAGATTCTTCTCGTCCTAATGAAACACCACGACAAGCAGATTGACTAGCACTGGAATCGTCAGCACGACGAAGTATTCATAAGGCATTTATTGTCGATTCACTCACGCAAGATATCCTCGTGACCGCTCAAATTTACGTTTTAAATAAATATCACCAACCTGTTCCTTGTAGGACACTCATTGATACCTGTGCCTCAACAAATTTCATGACTGAAGCTCTTGCCAAACGACTTGGCATTTCTTTAGGAAGATGCTCAATCCCGATAGGAGTCCTGAACACCATGACGACTATGTCCAAACAcacaataacaacaataatacaaTCAAAAACCAGCAATTATAACCGGACATTGACGTTTCTgacaataccagccatatccacatTGATTCCGGACCAACCCATTGACCGCACGCAGATAAAAATTCCGAAAAACTTACAATTGGCAGATCCAACATTCCACATACCAGCACCGATTgacttattattaggatcaggaGTGGCACTGTCCTTATTAAGCGTCGGACAATTAAATCTATCACCTCCCTGCGGTCCAGACTTGTTTTTGCAAAAAACTAGATTGGGGTGGATTATCGGGGGGAGTGCCCCAGTTTCCAAACCCACGCGAGACATTGCTTGTCATACGGTCACTACTATACAGGACGATTTGGCGCGATTTTGGGAGTTAGAAGACGGACCCCAGATTCAACGTCTTTCAGAAGCCGAACGGAGATGTGAGGAGCATTTCCAACGGAACGTACGAAGGAATGCCGACGGCAGATACGTAGTGGCACTTCCATTCAACGACAAATTGTCTCAACTTGGAGAATCAAAATCAAGGGCCTTAAAACGTTTCACGTCATTGGAACGGAAGCTTCAGAACGATCAAAATCAGTGCCGGGAGTATCAATCGGTGCTAAATGAATATTTGGACTTAGGACACATGTCGAAACTGCAAGATATCGATGAGATAGGTGACGGGTACTATTTACCTCATCATGGAGTCACGAAGGTTACTAGTGACACCACGAAATTGCGGGTTGTATTTGATGGTtccgcagcaacaacaacaggcATCTCACTCAACGACACTCTACACGTCGGACCCAAAATTCAACAAGATTTACTACATATTCTGCTTAGATTTCGAGGTCATCGTTATGCATTGATCGGCGACATTGAGAAAATGTACCGTCAATTTATTGTTCGTCCGGAAGATCGGAAATACCAAAGGATCATTTGGCGCGACTCTAATGGAAATTTAAAAACGTATGAATTAAATACAGTCACCTTTGGATTATCCGCAGCACCATATTTGGCTATTCGCTGTCTCTCACAATTGGCCCAGGATGAAGGACATCGATTTCCCAACGCGGCTCAGATTCTGAAACGAGACTTTTACGTGGACGATCTAATTACAGGAGCATCAACCACGGGAGAAGCGTTAGCCTTGCGCGACCAGATGATCCAACTATTGAAGTCAGCGGGATTACACATACGACAGTGGGCATCAAATCATAAACCACTCTTACATGGATTACCCGAAGAACACATTAACAAGACGCTTCACCTGGGGGAGTCGTCTACTATAAAGACTTTGGGAGTTTTTTGGGAATCCACCGATGACGAAATCCGATATTCCGTGAAGGATATCAAATCAACAAGGCCCATCACCAAGCGATCCATTAGTTCAGTCATTGCTAGAATTTACGATCCATTAGGTCTCCTCGGACCTGTTATTATACTAGCTAAGATTCTGCTACAGAAGATCTGGGCTATGAAGATCGACTGGGATGAGTCGTTGCCAATGACCATACATACTGAATGGTTGCAATATTGTACTCAGTTGCCGCTCCTAAACAATGTCACATTCAACAGAAAGACAATCATCAACGATTCTGTACATATCGAGCTACACGGTTTCTGCGATGCCAGCGAACGAGCATACGGAGCTTGTATCTACATCCGATCAAGAGATGCAAACGATCGCTACCAGGTGGAACTCTTATTGGCAAAATCCAAAGTAACTCCACTGAAGACTCAGTCAATTCCGCGACTGGAATTATGCGGAGCATTAATACTCTCTTCATTGGTCGCTACAGCACAGAAAGCTTTACCGTTCAACATAAACCGTACCGTGTATTGGACTGACTCCGCAATAGTGCTACATTGGTTGCAGACATCCCCACATCTGTTGAAAACCTTTGTAGCTAACAGAGTATccgagatacaaaataaaaccaACATCACTAATTGGCGACACGTTCCAACTGCAGACAACCCAGCAGACCTTATCTCCAGAGGTCAATCACCTGAAGAGTTCTTGCGACCATCGATATGGCACCATGGACCAAAATGGTTAAATAACGATGAAACACATTGGCCATCCGGAAATATGCCGTGTTTAGCCAGTCTTCCCGAACAGAAAACCATCATATGTTTAACAACAACCATTCCCGATATTGGAATTATTGAACGATTCTCCTCATGGGGGAAATTAATTAGAATCGTCGCACGCTGCTTTCGATGGAAACGAAAGAATACGGCAACAGAAGAGCTCACAGCATCGGAGTTGAAATATGCTCATGATGTTATGATCAAGCTAATACAGCGAGTTCACTTTCCCGAAGAAGTGAAGAATCTATCAACAGGAAACGGCCATACCTTAAAAGGCAGAATACAACGTCTAAATCCATTTATAGATCGCGATGGGCTTCTGCGAGTCGGAGGCCggttaaaaaattcattaatgCCATTCAATCAACGGCATCCAATCATTCTTCCAAAAACGCGAGCCACCGCACTCATTATCGAAAATGAGCACCGTGCGCAACTACATGCAGGTACTCAGGCAACCCTGTATGCTATCAGACGACGGTATTGGCCTATTGATGGCAGAAATCAGGTGTGGAAGGTTATCAAGAATTGCATCCGCTGCTGCCGGGCTCAACCGCCACCCGTGGATTATATTATGGGTGACCTACCGGTAGCTAGAGTCACAGAATCTCGGCCATTCACACACGTGGGAGTCGACTACTGCGGGCCATTCTACATTAAGGAGCGAAAACACCGAAACCGCAGTCGGGTCAAGGTATATGTGGCAGTTTTCGTTTGTCTTGCTGTAAAGGCCGTACATTTGGAGCTTGTCAGCGATTTATCCACCGAGGCATTTATTGCCGCTCTTAAACGGTTCATCGCGAGAAGAGGGTTTTGTGCAAACCTGTATTCGGACAATGGTTCAAACTTCATTGGGGCAAATAATGAATTGCGTGAACTGCGTTCATTGCTACAATCAGACgatcataaaaaaaaattaactacGTTCCTCGCTGATCATTGCATCAATTGGAATTTCATTCCTCCATTAACACCTCATTTTGGAGGACTTTGGGAAGCAGCAGTAAAGTCGTTTAAACATCATTTAAAACGTGTAGCAGGCGCGGAACTTTTCACATTCGAAAATTTCAATACCTTAATAATTGAAATTGAAGCCATTTTAAATTCTCGACCGCTGACCCCAATGTCCTCTGATCCAAATGACCTTCTGGTCCTCACTCCCGGTCATTTCTTAATCGGTGATTCATTAACAAGTCTGCGTGAGCATGATTTCAGAGACGTTCCAGCAAATCGTTTATCCAGCTGGCAACACATCCAGAAGGTGAAGCAGCACTTCTGGACTAGATGGCATCGAGAGTACCTGAATGAATTGACCACTCGCAGCAAATGGACCAAAGGAACTCATCCGATAAAGAAAGGCACAATCGTCCTGCTCAGGGAAGACAACGTTCCATCTCTACACTGGCCCCTTGGCAGAGTCATCGAGGTCTATCCAGGTGCTGATGGCATCGTTAGAGCTGTCACAGTTAAAACCGCCACCAGTACACTGGATCGAAGCGTAAAACGACTGGTACCCCTGCCCAATCATGCAGACGAGGCTGAGCAGAACGATTAacgatataaattacaaacataTAACCGTATACATATTCAGACATCTAtatttacagaataaatagtTGATCGGTGCCCTCTCAACGGGGGGAGGATGTTTCGCGAGATCGACCAACCTGACGCGAAATTACTAAGAAACAGTAATCCATATCTATAGCCGATTTGAATAAACATTCAAACCTTCTCGGCGACATTGGCTCTGAATATTAACATGACTTTCTCCTCCATGTCGTAAGCTAACCTCATGTGGTGCACGAATCAAAAAGATCAGAGTCGAACCCCATCAGGGGTTCCAAGCCATCTAACGTAACCATACCCTAGGTACCACCGGTCACCATGACCACATATCTCAAAGATATGACCCATCGTAGGGTTTTCTGAGCCAAACATGGCTCGTGCCTGGGGTATTTCCGGCTCGCTctgatcaaatactcaaaaagcacgctcaaacatgagaattggagtcgtcaacgttgacgactcatgcgtgcaccacagctgctgggttttcggctagcctacatgggaaatgtccagcgagctgatttgctgaacaattcagtatatttccattagataaaCCCCAAACGTTTACTAATTGGTCACTTAGGTCAAGGCCTACCTCGCTGGAATATGCTCTGCGGCTCTTGCTGACGATTTGATATGGAAGGAGAAAGGCGAAGTTATT is part of the Calliopsis andreniformis isolate RMS-2024a unplaced genomic scaffold, iyCalAndr_principal scaffold0114, whole genome shotgun sequence genome and harbors:
- the LOC143187604 gene encoding uncharacterized protein LOC143187604 gives rise to the protein MPNTSASSSQAQTATRGPNIGTLRRKRGHILGQISSLSTFLDYYEDSDSRDTFLLQMHLNGLNETWKKFDDIQFSIEELDESEEARRYEIQNNYYAAVARANRLLHNEQSTSATTSGTNPSPASTTPAPMAIKLPEMRLPTFDGTIEGWSSFYDLFSSMIDRNEDLTPVQKLQYLRSTLTGKAAACIQALSTTDANYSDAIELLREKFDCPRRIILGHCDALRDIPKLTKDTPEALGDLVDTVNQHLRALINLGENIASWNSLLLSIIISKINANTVWHWELTLKDKKKVPAYTELLEFLEKRANCALTSSTRTPPSFERVEAGSSGKSRIHKHRPSRGHAFLSARSHHHPYDNRRAKERPHIAKSNKQCHICKGDHYIWACERFHGLSVQERITALKRASLCQNCLRDGHSLINCTSSTCRICHQKHHTLLHQANTNEEPTARRSTDSSRPNETPRQAD
- the LOC143187605 gene encoding uncharacterized protein LOC143187605: MTTMSKHTITTIIQSKTSNYNRTLTFLTIPAISTLIPDQPIDRTQIKIPKNLQLADPTFHIPAPIDLLLGSGVALSLLSVGQLNLSPPCGPDLFLQKTRLGWIIGGSAPVSKPTRDIACHTVTTIQDDLARFWELEDGPQIQRLSEAERRCEEHFQRNVRRNADGRYVVALPFNDKLSQLGESKSRALKRFTSLERKLQNDQNQCREYQSVLNEYLDLGHMSKLQDIDEIGDGYYLPHHGVTKVTSDTTKLRVVFDGSAATTTGISLNDTLHVGPKIQQDLLHILLRFRGHRYALIGDIEKMYRQFIVRPEDRKYQRIIWRDSNGNLKTYELNTVTFGLSAAPYLAIRCLSQLAQDEGHRFPNAAQILKRDFYVDDLITGASTTGEALALRDQMIQLLKSAGLHIRQWASNHKPLLHGLPEEHINKTLHLGESSTIKTLGVFWESTDDEIRYSVKDIKSTRPITKRSISSVIARIYDPLGLLGPVIILAKILLQKIWAMKIDWDESLPMTIHTEWLQYCTQLPLLNNVTFNRKTIINDSVHIELHGFCDASERAYGACIYIRSRDANDRYQVELLLAKSKVTPLKTQSIPRLELCGALILSSLVATAQKALPFNINRTVYWTDSAIVLHWLQTSPHLLKTFVANRVSEIQNKTNITNWRHVPTADNPADLISRGQSPEEFLRPSIWHHGPKWLNNDETHWPSGNMPCLASLPEQKTIICLTTTIPDIGIIERFSSWGKLIRIVARCFRWKRKNTATEELTASELKYAHDVMIKLIQRVHFPEEVKNLSTGNGHTLKGRIQRLNPFIDRDGLLRVGGRLKNSLMPFNQRHPIILPKTRATALIIENEHRAQLHAGTQATLYAIRRRYWPIDGRNQVWKVIKNCIRCCRAQPPPVDYIMGDLPVARVTESRPFTHVGVDYCGPFYIKERKHRNRSRVKVYVAVFVCLAVKAVHLELVSDLSTEAFIAALKRFIARRGFCANLYSDNGSNFIGANNELRELRSLLQSDDHKKKLTTFLADHCINWNFIPPLTPHFGGLWEAAVKSFKHHLKRVAGAELFTFENFNTLIIEIEAILNSRPLTPMSSDPNDLLVLTPGHFLIGDSLTSLREHDFRDVPANRLSSWQHIQKVKQHFWTRWHREYLNELTTRSKWTKGTHPIKKGTIVLLREDNVPSLHWPLGRVIEVYPGADGIVRAVTVKTATSTLDRSVKRLVPLPNHADEAEQND